The genomic segment GCGGGAATTGGCTGCGTCGCTGCGGTGGGTCTCGGTGTATAACGTGAATCTCGCCGTCGCCCGTGAGCGCATTTCCGACAAACATTGGATCTATTTCCCCGAGCACCGATACCCGTTTTATCGCGCGGGGTTTCCGATGAATTTTTCTCCGTCGATGGGGCAGCCGGGCTGCAGCTCCCTCTATGTAGAAATCTCTCACCAGCCGACCGAGCGTGAATCCGACGCCGGGCTCATCGATCGAGTCCGGCGTGGATTGGAGCAGGCGGGACTACTCCAGCGGAGCGACGAGCTGGTGATGTCGGATGTGAAGGATCTGTATTACGCGTATGTCTTGTTCGACCGGTATCGGGGCCGTGCGGTGCAAGAGCTGCTGGCCGAGTTGGAGCGACGCGGGATCTCGTCGATCGGGCGGTACGGATTGTGGGAACACACGTCGATGGAGGACGCGATTGCCCAGGGGCAACAGGCGGCGGCGCGATTGCGGATGAAAGCCGCGGCCTGAGCGGGTGAATGGTATGCATGTAGTCTGTCACGTGATTACGAAACTGGAGTTGGGCGGCGCGCAGGAAGTGGCGATGCAGGTCGTGGTGGGTTTGGACCGCAGACGCTTTCGTCCGGTGCTTCTCGCGGGGTCGGGGGGACTACTGATCGACGACGCGCATGCGCTGGAAGGTGTCGAGGTTGGGACGATCCCGTCGCTCGTTCGTGAGATCCGCCCCCTCCAAGACCTGTGCGCATTGTGGGAACTGGTCGGCGCGTTTCGACGACTCCGGCCAAAGATTGTGCACACCCACAGTTCAAAAGCTGGTATCCTAGGGCGGTTGGCCGCCTGGCTTGCCGGTGTCCCCTGCATCCTGCACACGATACACGGATACGGCGTGACGCCCGCGCAGCCGTTCTGGCAGCAAAAAGCATTGATTGCGCTGGAACGGATGGTCGGTCGGATCACCACCCATTGGATTGCGGTGTCGCAGGCCGACCGCCGGCAAGGCATTGAGTGGGGGCTCTTTACCGCGTCCAAGGTCTCGGTGGTGAGGCCGGGAATCGATCCGACAGCCTTTGCGGCTCGTATTGAGTCGCCGGAACGTGACCGTCTTCGGGCCATGCTGGGAGTGGCCCCTGATCAGCTACTGGTGGGAACGGTCTCGTGCTTGAAACCGCAAAAATCTCCCGAGGACTTTGTCCGCGTTGCTGCGCTGGTGTGTCAGCGTGTTCCCGCAGCTCGTTGTGTGCTCGTCGGCGACGGAGCCTTGCGGCCGAACGTCGAAGCGTTGTTGCTGGCACAGGGGCTTCAGGATCGTGTGACCCTGCTTGGCTGGCGCCGCGATGTGGCTGCGTTGCTGAAAGCCTTCGATGTGTTCGTCCTGACGTCCCAATGGGAAGGATTGCCCTGTGCCATCCTGGAGGCCAGAGCCAGCCGGATCCCGATTGTGGCCACGCGAGTAGGCGGCGCTGCCGAGGCCATCGTGGAGGGCATTCAAGGCACGCTCTGCCCGGCCGGCGATG from the Nitrospira sp. genome contains:
- a CDS encoding glycosyltransferase family 4 protein; amino-acid sequence: MHVVCHVITKLELGGAQEVAMQVVVGLDRRRFRPVLLAGSGGLLIDDAHALEGVEVGTIPSLVREIRPLQDLCALWELVGAFRRLRPKIVHTHSSKAGILGRLAAWLAGVPCILHTIHGYGVTPAQPFWQQKALIALERMVGRITTHWIAVSQADRRQGIEWGLFTASKVSVVRPGIDPTAFAARIESPERDRLRAMLGVAPDQLLVGTVSCLKPQKSPEDFVRVAALVCQRVPAARCVLVGDGALRPNVEALLLAQGLQDRVTLLGWRRDVAALLKAFDVFVLTSQWEGLPCAILEARASRIPIVATRVGGAAEAIVEGIQGTLCPAGDVRAMAERVCQILEDERFRADLRAGTQELPEEFTIQETLKQYQSLYAYLLHATRPSEDVMKLQPNRL